The proteins below come from a single Chryseobacterium bernardetii genomic window:
- a CDS encoding MgtC/SapB family protein: MNMDLRFELIIAAKLFLSIVLGCIIGFERETSHKDAGIRTFGAITLASCLFVAIASHLTDDKSAIARMLAAIATGLGFIGAGLSFKDKGNGLMGLTTSSALWATAAVGSAVALNMYVLAIFSTVLIYILLSLNKFTWFRKIIKSNISNKSNHDEGNNV; this comes from the coding sequence ATGAATATGGATCTCCGCTTTGAGTTAATTATTGCAGCTAAACTCTTTTTGTCAATAGTATTAGGTTGTATTATAGGTTTTGAGAGGGAAACATCCCATAAAGATGCGGGAATCAGAACTTTTGGTGCAATTACCTTGGCTTCGTGTCTGTTTGTTGCAATTGCATCTCACCTTACAGATGATAAATCTGCTATTGCACGAATGCTCGCTGCGATAGCAACGGGACTCGGCTTTATCGGCGCAGGTTTGAGCTTTAAGGATAAAGGCAACGGTCTTATGGGGCTAACAACGTCATCTGCCTTATGGGCTACGGCTGCAGTCGGCTCTGCAGTTGCTCTCAATATGTATGTACTGGCCATATTTTCTACCGTTTTAATTTACATATTATTATCTCTTAATAAATTCACATGGTTTAGAAAGATAATAAAAAGTAATATTTCAAACAAAAGTAATCATGATGAAGGAAACAACGTTTAG
- a CDS encoding endonuclease has product MKKLLLNLLTGFVFCTISAQAPTNYYDGTAGLSGATLKSKLKTIITNGHQDKGYAGLLNAFQTTDRDYFYENDGTVMDMYSENPLGSDPYNYNHGSNQCGNYSSEGDCYNREHVVPQSLFNQNLPMRSDVHFVTPTDGKVNGMRSNYPFGKVGTVSFTSLNGSKLGSSASAGYAGTVFEPIDEFKGDIARMILYFVTRYETQLSGFSNGNILGSVAFPGLQTWELKQLLAWNDGDPVSAFEIARNNAAFTYQGNRNPYIDRPEFVALIWGAYMGVDDVSSISKNLTIVPNPVRGNVLRVTGEKDLKKFKIALIINSAGQNVQTIEKPFENGNTVNLKNLPKGVYFLKLDNSNTKFIIED; this is encoded by the coding sequence ATGAAAAAATTATTACTAAATCTTTTGACGGGCTTTGTATTTTGTACAATCTCTGCACAAGCACCAACGAATTATTATGACGGAACAGCAGGTCTTTCTGGAGCAACCCTAAAATCAAAACTTAAAACAATAATTACCAATGGGCACCAAGACAAAGGGTATGCAGGATTATTAAATGCATTTCAAACTACAGACCGAGATTATTTTTATGAAAACGACGGAACTGTAATGGATATGTATTCAGAAAATCCACTTGGATCAGATCCATACAACTATAACCACGGTTCTAACCAGTGTGGTAATTACAGCAGTGAAGGAGATTGTTATAACAGGGAGCACGTAGTACCACAAAGCTTATTTAATCAAAACTTACCAATGAGATCTGATGTCCATTTTGTGACACCAACTGATGGCAAAGTAAACGGAATGCGATCAAATTACCCATTTGGAAAAGTAGGAACGGTTTCTTTTACTTCATTAAATGGCTCAAAATTAGGAAGTTCGGCTTCCGCAGGCTACGCAGGTACTGTTTTTGAACCAATAGATGAATTTAAGGGAGATATTGCAAGAATGATTTTATATTTTGTAACAAGATATGAAACACAACTTTCTGGTTTCAGCAATGGAAACATTTTAGGCTCTGTGGCATTTCCAGGTCTTCAAACTTGGGAACTCAAACAATTACTTGCGTGGAATGATGGAGATCCAGTCTCAGCTTTTGAAATAGCACGAAATAATGCAGCTTTCACATATCAGGGAAATAGGAATCCATATATAGACCGCCCTGAATTTGTTGCGCTGATTTGGGGAGCTTATATGGGTGTAGATGATGTTTCATCAATATCTAAAAATCTAACCATTGTTCCAAATCCAGTTAGAGGAAATGTCTTAAGAGTAACTGGCGAAAAAGATTTGAAAAAATTTAAAATTGCATTAATTATTAATTCTGCTGGACAAAATGTTCAAACAATTGAAAAACCATTTGAGAATGGGAATACAGTTAATTTGAAAAATCTACCAAAAGGAGTTTATTTTCTTAAATTAGATAATAGCAATACAAAATTTATTATAGAAGATTAA
- a CDS encoding heavy metal translocating P-type ATPase, translating into MEHIHKYDAEGKQLCCSAQEEKIDKKADNLLKKSKHTANDGHDHDHSDEDGHDHGSTDKTIFQMFLPSVISLVLLLTGIVFDNYVKIEWFDGWIRTIWYVAAYAPVGLPVIKEAIESIVKGDVFSEFLLMTIATVGAFVIAEYPEGVAVMLFYAVGETFQTLAVTRAKSNIKALLDQRPDEVTILENNIPKTIKAAQAKIGEIIQLKPGEKLALDGELLSDSASFNTAALTGESKPDTKSKGESVLAGMINLTSVAQVKITTAYEDSKLSKILELVQNATSQKAPTELFIRKFARIYTPIVVLLAILICVVPYFIVDDYVFRDWLYRALVFLVISCPCALVISIPLGYFGGIGAASRNGILFKGSNFLDKIAEIQNVVMDKTGTMTEGVFKVQEVKIEPGFDQDEILKLVNTLESKSTHPVATAIHEYVGEIDNSINLDNTEEIAGHGLKATVNGKDLLVGNFKLMDKFNIKYDIDPSTIIYTIIAIAYEGKFAGLITIADSIKEDAGITIKKLHNLNVKVTMLSGDKSSVVKYVADEIGIDNAFGDLLPEDKVNKVKEIKARKESVAFVGDGVNDAPVVALSDVGIAMGGLGSDATIETADVVIQDDKPSKIPMAINIGKKTKKIVWQNIILAFVVKAIVLILGAGGLATMWEAVFADVGVSLIAILNAVRIQKMKFE; encoded by the coding sequence ATGGAACACATTCACAAGTATGACGCAGAGGGCAAACAGCTCTGCTGCTCTGCACAAGAGGAAAAGATTGATAAAAAGGCTGATAATCTCCTGAAAAAATCGAAACATACAGCGAACGACGGGCATGATCATGATCATAGCGATGAAGACGGACACGACCACGGAAGCACGGATAAAACTATTTTTCAAATGTTTTTACCATCAGTAATATCACTTGTGCTTCTATTAACGGGAATTGTATTTGATAATTACGTTAAAATTGAATGGTTTGATGGATGGATTAGGACAATATGGTATGTGGCTGCTTATGCTCCTGTTGGCCTTCCTGTTATAAAAGAAGCTATTGAAAGTATCGTAAAAGGTGATGTTTTTTCGGAATTTTTACTGATGACCATTGCTACTGTCGGCGCATTTGTTATCGCAGAATATCCTGAAGGTGTTGCTGTAATGTTGTTCTATGCTGTAGGAGAGACCTTTCAAACTCTCGCAGTTACAAGGGCTAAGAGTAATATTAAAGCTTTACTTGACCAGCGACCAGATGAGGTTACAATTTTGGAGAATAATATTCCTAAAACTATAAAAGCTGCACAAGCTAAAATAGGAGAGATTATTCAATTGAAACCTGGTGAAAAATTAGCGTTGGACGGTGAATTGCTAAGTGATTCGGCATCCTTCAACACCGCTGCTTTAACAGGCGAAAGTAAACCAGATACGAAAAGCAAAGGGGAGTCAGTTTTAGCAGGAATGATCAATCTGACGAGCGTCGCACAAGTAAAGATCACTACTGCTTACGAAGACAGTAAATTAAGTAAGATTTTGGAATTGGTACAGAATGCCACATCACAAAAAGCCCCTACAGAACTTTTTATCAGAAAATTTGCTCGTATATATACACCTATAGTCGTCTTATTGGCAATTTTAATCTGCGTTGTACCATATTTCATTGTTGATGATTATGTATTTAGAGATTGGTTGTATCGTGCGCTGGTATTTTTAGTGATCTCATGCCCTTGTGCATTGGTAATATCGATTCCTTTAGGATATTTCGGAGGGATTGGTGCCGCAAGCAGAAATGGGATTTTATTTAAAGGAAGTAATTTTCTCGATAAAATTGCTGAGATACAAAACGTTGTAATGGACAAAACCGGAACAATGACTGAAGGTGTTTTTAAAGTTCAGGAAGTTAAAATTGAACCAGGTTTTGACCAGGATGAAATTCTTAAACTTGTAAATACGCTGGAGAGTAAGTCAACGCATCCTGTCGCAACCGCTATTCATGAGTATGTTGGAGAAATTGATAATTCTATCAATCTTGATAATACTGAAGAAATTGCAGGTCACGGTCTTAAAGCGACTGTGAACGGAAAAGATTTGCTGGTGGGTAATTTTAAGCTAATGGATAAATTCAATATTAAATATGATATTGACCCTTCCACAATTATTTATACTATCATCGCAATAGCATATGAAGGAAAATTTGCTGGCCTTATTACTATTGCAGACAGTATAAAAGAAGATGCAGGGATTACAATCAAAAAACTTCATAATCTTAATGTTAAGGTGACTATGCTCAGTGGGGATAAAAGTAGTGTGGTTAAATATGTTGCGGACGAGATAGGAATTGATAATGCTTTTGGTGATTTACTTCCAGAAGACAAAGTCAATAAAGTTAAAGAGATTAAAGCAAGAAAAGAGAGCGTCGCATTTGTTGGTGACGGGGTAAATGATGCACCAGTGGTTGCATTGAGTGACGTAGGAATTGCTATGGGTGGATTAGGAAGTGATGCGACTATTGAAACAGCCGATGTCGTAATTCAGGATGATAAACCTTCAAAAATTCCCATGGCAATCAATATCGGTAAAAAAACAAAAAAGATTGTTTGGCAGAATATCATCCTAGCATTTGTAGTGAAAGCAATTGTGCTTATTCTTGGAGCTGGTGGTTTAGCAACCATGTGGGAAGCTGTTTTTGCTGATGTAGGAGTTTCACTTATTGCTATTCTGAATGCCGTAAGAATTCAGAAAATGAAATTTGAATAA
- a CDS encoding DUF3347 domain-containing protein: MKSLSKIVMVITVLLSSINSFAQIKNAKTETVKIYGNCGMCKATIEKAGNLNKIASVEWNKDTKMATLTYDSGKTNQDEILKRIALAGYDSEKFLAPDDVYAKLSGCCQYSRELKPVAKSNDAGMDMKNQHANHNEMATTKTTDAQNLPQLKTVFDNYFSVKDALVKTDAGTSSTKAADLVKAIKAVEMAKLSTKEHSVWMKVMKDLTANAEKIAASKNVAQQRETFVLLSNNMYELAKVSKQEIPVYYQHCPMYNNGKGANWLSKEEAVKNPYYGSQMLTCGKVVEMIN; encoded by the coding sequence ATGAAATCATTATCAAAAATAGTGATGGTAATTACCGTATTACTATCATCAATAAACAGTTTCGCACAAATCAAGAATGCGAAAACAGAAACCGTAAAAATTTACGGCAATTGCGGTATGTGTAAAGCCACTATCGAAAAAGCAGGCAACTTGAACAAGATAGCCAGTGTAGAATGGAATAAAGACACTAAAATGGCTACACTCACTTATGATAGCGGTAAGACCAATCAGGACGAAATATTGAAACGTATCGCTTTGGCAGGCTATGACAGCGAGAAGTTTTTAGCTCCAGATGATGTGTATGCCAAACTTTCAGGATGTTGTCAATACAGCAGGGAATTAAAGCCGGTCGCAAAATCTAATGACGCAGGTATGGATATGAAAAATCAACACGCAAATCACAACGAAATGGCAACAACAAAAACTACCGATGCCCAAAATTTACCACAATTGAAAACTGTTTTTGACAATTATTTTTCAGTGAAAGATGCTTTGGTAAAAACTGATGCAGGCACTTCATCCACAAAAGCTGCCGATTTAGTGAAAGCCATCAAAGCGGTAGAAATGGCAAAACTTTCTACCAAGGAGCATAGCGTTTGGATGAAAGTGATGAAAGACTTGACTGCAAATGCCGAAAAGATTGCTGCTTCAAAAAATGTTGCCCAACAAAGGGAAACATTCGTTTTGCTTTCTAATAATATGTATGAGTTGGCTAAGGTATCAAAGCAGGAGATTCCTGTATATTATCAGCATTGCCCAATGTATAATAACGGGAAAGGAGCAAATTGGCTGAGCAAGGAAGAAGCTGTTAAAAATCCATATTACGGTTCTCAAATGCTAACCTGTGGTAAGGTAGTAGAAATGATAAATTAA
- a CDS encoding LTA synthase family protein, which translates to MSFLLRLGFVLSSFPKAEFSAVAFIRVFLLGLIYDIGVGLFFIFPYSLYLLILPQRLVDSRLNKIITYFSFSLVVLILFFSFFAEITFWQEFESRFNFIAVDYLIYTYEVINNINESYPLPILIAVMIILTFFVIFFCIRKKYFFDTFKGTTRFFSRLKITVGIFVATLVYAFLVENNFADLSTNRYQNELSKSGIYSFFSAYNNNEINYDHFYQLMDNKDAFKIIKNDLKDSSSIFLQNSFSIERKIKPTTATVQRPNVIMITMESFSADFMKTFGNNQGITPVLDSLAKESVLFTNMYATGTRTVRGMEALSLAIPPTPGNSIVRRKNNDQLTTIGSIFSQQGYDTSFFYGGDGYFDNMNKYFGNNGYNIIDRNRNAFAKENYLAPRTSIDDRNITFENAWGICDEDLYNEVIRKSDQQYKSGKPFYDFVMTTSNHRPFTYPDGKIDIPSGSGREGAVKYTDYAIGAFLKKIKNKPWYKNTVIVIVADHCASSAGKNEIDISKYHIPAMIVNLQDKQSLKIDKMCSQIDLYPTLFNFLGWKYTSNLYGKNVLSDNYIPRIFVGTYQKLAYMENDDLVILSPQQKVETFKYIQGKNDQIAVLPKPEIVRRAIANYQTAYYLYKNNGLKQNQKK; encoded by the coding sequence ATGTCTTTTTTACTAAGGCTGGGATTTGTATTGTCCTCATTTCCTAAGGCTGAGTTTTCTGCAGTAGCTTTTATTAGAGTATTTTTATTAGGACTTATATATGACATAGGGGTAGGTTTGTTTTTCATATTTCCATATAGCCTTTATTTGTTGATTTTGCCCCAACGATTGGTAGATTCTAGATTAAATAAAATCATTACCTACTTTTCTTTTTCTCTTGTTGTATTGATTCTGTTTTTTTCCTTTTTTGCTGAAATAACTTTTTGGCAGGAATTTGAAAGCCGGTTTAATTTTATCGCTGTAGACTATCTTATTTACACTTACGAAGTAATTAATAATATCAATGAGTCTTATCCCCTGCCAATATTAATTGCAGTGATGATAATTCTCACATTTTTTGTAATTTTTTTCTGTATCCGAAAAAAATATTTTTTTGATACTTTCAAAGGCACTACCAGATTTTTTTCAAGGCTGAAAATAACGGTTGGAATTTTTGTAGCAACTCTTGTTTATGCTTTCTTAGTCGAAAACAATTTTGCGGATTTGAGTACCAACCGCTATCAAAATGAATTGTCAAAATCAGGAATCTATTCATTCTTTTCTGCTTATAATAATAATGAAATTAATTACGATCATTTTTATCAACTTATGGATAATAAGGATGCTTTTAAGATTATTAAAAATGATTTGAAAGACAGCAGTTCTATATTTCTGCAGAACAGTTTCTCAATCGAAAGAAAAATTAAACCCACCACAGCAACTGTACAAAGACCTAATGTAATTATGATTACAATGGAAAGTTTCAGTGCAGATTTCATGAAAACTTTTGGAAATAATCAGGGTATAACTCCGGTATTGGATTCGCTTGCAAAAGAAAGTGTTTTATTTACAAATATGTATGCTACAGGTACGAGAACGGTTCGAGGAATGGAAGCTCTTTCTCTTGCAATACCCCCTACACCAGGTAATAGTATCGTCAGACGAAAAAATAATGACCAGCTGACAACAATAGGATCAATTTTCAGTCAGCAGGGTTATGATACAAGTTTTTTTTATGGAGGGGACGGATATTTTGATAATATGAACAAGTATTTTGGGAATAACGGATATAACATTATTGATAGAAACAGAAATGCATTTGCAAAGGAAAACTATCTTGCGCCAAGAACTTCAATCGATGATAGAAATATTACTTTCGAAAACGCATGGGGTATATGTGACGAGGATCTTTACAATGAGGTAATCAGAAAATCAGATCAGCAATATAAAAGTGGCAAACCCTTCTACGACTTTGTTATGACTACGTCAAATCACCGACCGTTCACCTATCCGGATGGAAAAATTGATATTCCCTCTGGTTCAGGAAGAGAAGGAGCAGTTAAATATACAGATTATGCAATAGGAGCATTTCTGAAAAAGATAAAAAATAAGCCATGGTATAAAAATACTGTTATTGTTATTGTTGCAGACCACTGTGCCAGCAGCGCTGGGAAAAATGAAATTGATATATCAAAATACCATATTCCCGCGATGATTGTAAATCTTCAAGACAAGCAGTCTTTGAAAATCGATAAAATGTGTTCTCAAATTGATTTGTATCCTACTTTATTTAACTTTTTAGGATGGAAATATACAAGCAATCTGTATGGAAAAAATGTACTTAGCGACAACTATATTCCCAGAATATTTGTTGGGACTTACCAAAAACTTGCCTATATGGAGAATGATGATCTCGTCATCCTTTCACCCCAACAAAAAGTTGAGACTTTTAAATATATACAAGGAAAAAACGATCAGATTGCTGTATTACCTAAGCCGGAAATAGTAAGAAGGGCAATTGCGAATTATCAAACAGCCTATTACCTTTATAAAAATAATGGTTTGAAGCAGAATCAAAAAAAATAA
- a CDS encoding QcrA and Rieske domain-containing protein has protein sequence MDRLEFIKKCGFACLGITALPIVLSGCISNKIVAGTIEEDYIILPLVDFVEAKYPDKKRSYVIIQNDILKYPICVFRFSETQYEALWMQCSHQGSQLQVFGDKLQCPAHGSEFTNKGHVQNGPADRALRKFPLYIESDFLKISLKKPV, from the coding sequence GTGGATAGACTTGAATTTATAAAAAAATGTGGTTTTGCCTGTTTGGGGATTACAGCACTTCCTATCGTTCTTTCAGGGTGTATAAGCAATAAAATAGTTGCTGGAACAATTGAAGAAGATTACATTATATTGCCTTTGGTAGATTTTGTGGAAGCAAAATATCCAGATAAAAAACGTTCTTATGTCATCATTCAAAATGATATCCTGAAATATCCTATCTGCGTATTTCGTTTTTCAGAAACCCAATACGAGGCATTATGGATGCAATGTAGCCATCAGGGAAGCCAATTGCAAGTGTTTGGAGACAAGCTCCAATGTCCTGCACACGGTAGCGAATTTACCAATAAAGGGCATGTACAAAACGGTCCTGCTGATAGGGCACTAAGAAAATTTCCGCTGTACATAGAATCCGATTTTTTGAAAATTTCTTTAAAGAAACCCGTATGA
- a CDS encoding IS1182 family transposase: MLFPPNLSELIDDKHPVKIVSNIIDGLDIKNLIKTYKPGGTSSYHPKMLLKVLIYGYLSNIYSSRKMEQALKENIHFMWLSAMSRPDHNTLNRFRSERLKGEVKAIFTQIVLLLEKEGLVSLETTFVDGTKIEANANRYTFVWGRAIKKHQLRIAEQLEELWNYAESVAKEELQNTENIDFKEIDSEKVTQTIDKINEVLKDKKIPSKVRQKLNYANKNWANNLDKYKKQQAILQARNSYSKTDTDATFMRMKEDHMRNGQLKAAYNLQISTNKQFILHYSIHPNPTDTKTLESHLKGFEDSYHKVPKELVADAGYGSEENYNLLKNKKIKSYVKYNYFRKDQKSGQITTSQNNPKLAKIRERVFKLLNTKKGIKLRKQRCHDVEPVFAELKHNKNFKRFMLRGKTKVEVEIGILAIAHNLKKMAKAA; the protein is encoded by the coding sequence TTGCTTTTTCCTCCGAATTTGTCGGAGTTGATTGATGACAAGCATCCTGTGAAAATAGTTTCAAACATTATCGATGGTTTGGATATTAAAAACTTAATCAAAACCTACAAACCGGGAGGAACATCGTCTTACCATCCGAAAATGCTTTTGAAAGTATTGATTTATGGTTATTTGAGTAACATTTATTCAAGCCGGAAAATGGAACAGGCATTGAAGGAAAACATCCATTTTATGTGGCTTTCGGCGATGAGCCGTCCTGATCATAATACTTTGAACAGGTTTCGAAGCGAGCGATTAAAGGGTGAAGTAAAAGCCATCTTTACACAAATTGTTTTGCTTTTGGAGAAGGAAGGTTTGGTAAGCCTGGAAACCACTTTTGTAGATGGGACCAAGATAGAGGCCAATGCCAACCGCTATACTTTTGTTTGGGGAAGAGCCATCAAGAAGCATCAGCTAAGAATTGCAGAGCAACTGGAAGAACTTTGGAATTATGCAGAAAGTGTGGCAAAAGAAGAGCTTCAAAACACTGAAAACATCGATTTTAAAGAGATTGATTCAGAAAAAGTAACACAAACCATCGACAAGATCAACGAGGTGTTGAAGGATAAAAAAATACCTTCGAAAGTTCGCCAGAAACTGAATTATGCCAATAAAAACTGGGCAAACAATTTGGATAAATACAAAAAACAACAGGCGATTTTACAAGCCAGAAACTCTTATTCCAAGACCGATACAGATGCTACTTTTATGCGGATGAAAGAGGATCATATGCGAAACGGACAACTCAAAGCGGCCTATAATCTACAGATTTCTACGAATAAACAATTTATTTTACATTATTCCATTCATCCCAATCCTACGGATACCAAAACATTGGAGTCTCATTTAAAAGGTTTTGAAGACAGCTATCATAAAGTTCCGAAAGAGCTCGTTGCCGATGCAGGCTACGGTTCGGAAGAAAACTATAACCTACTGAAAAACAAGAAAATAAAATCTTATGTTAAATACAATTACTTCAGAAAAGATCAAAAATCGGGACAAATAACCACTTCTCAAAACAATCCGAAGCTGGCAAAAATCAGGGAAAGGGTTTTCAAACTTCTCAATACCAAAAAAGGCATCAAACTCCGAAAACAGCGATGTCACGATGTTGAACCTGTTTTTGCAGAGCTCAAACACAACAAAAATTTTAAACGTTTTATGCTTCGAGGAAAAACTAAGGTCGAAGTAGAAATCGGCATTCTCGCCATTGCCCATAATCTCAAAAAAATGGCAAAAGCAGCCTGA
- a CDS encoding phosphatase PAP2 family protein — protein sequence MTNFFKKYMLIILMQICCLASAQDSLKLNTLDYYDSLEVSDLKHHQLSYKKLIIPASLITVGAISFVVPEMKEIDRDVRGEVNEHNLSNSKLDNYTQYVPAAMVYALNLAGMKGKHNFKERTIIFATSQALTAAIVLPSKKLIGEERPDKSNNMSFPSGHAAVAFSTAHFLFREYKDTNYWLGISGYSFAVFTSVYRVINNKHWVTDVFAGAGVGILSTELAYWLYPKINSLFNISKGKSASMISPFYQKFDKTNMMGLNYQLSF from the coding sequence ATGACAAATTTTTTCAAAAAATATATGCTCATAATATTGATGCAGATTTGTTGTTTAGCCTCAGCACAAGACAGTCTGAAGTTAAATACTCTAGATTACTATGATTCTTTAGAAGTATCTGATCTGAAACATCATCAATTAAGTTACAAGAAATTAATTATCCCGGCAAGCTTGATTACAGTCGGTGCCATCAGTTTTGTTGTTCCTGAGATGAAAGAAATAGATCGTGATGTTAGGGGAGAAGTGAATGAACATAATTTGTCCAATTCAAAACTGGATAATTATACACAGTACGTCCCTGCTGCAATGGTGTATGCCTTGAATTTAGCAGGGATGAAGGGTAAACATAATTTTAAAGAAAGAACAATTATTTTTGCAACCAGCCAGGCTTTGACAGCGGCTATTGTACTTCCAAGTAAGAAATTAATCGGAGAAGAGCGACCTGATAAATCCAATAATATGTCGTTTCCTTCGGGACATGCTGCTGTTGCCTTTTCGACTGCCCACTTTTTATTCCGTGAATATAAGGACACCAATTACTGGCTTGGAATATCGGGATATTCATTTGCGGTTTTTACAAGTGTATACCGGGTAATCAATAACAAACATTGGGTAACTGATGTATTTGCAGGTGCTGGAGTTGGGATATTGTCAACAGAACTAGCTTATTGGTTATATCCCAAAATCAATTCTTTGTTTAACATCAGCAAGGGTAAGTCTGCTTCGATGATTTCGCCATTTTATCAAAAATTTGATAAAACGAATATGATGGGGCTAAACTATCAATTGTCCTTTTAA
- a CDS encoding di-heme oxidoredictase family protein yields MSKRYLSVVVLCYLVFIIVQACDNLHPEAIDEGELLDGPIEGLSYAENQQFLKGDIAFNDEIFTVEKGLGPTFVATSCGSCHAGDGKGTPFSTLTRFGQVDETGNLFLHLGGPQLQNRAIPGYTPETIPFGATFSKFTPPANTGLGFIELVSDTDILAMADPFDADNDGISGVPNYIVLPAYQAPFPFAIPKGGKYIGRFGKKASTYSLHQQTVNAYNQDMGIASTFNPQDVYSGMNIDPEVSDKTIADVVFYLRTLKTPIQRDPENNSVKQGQALFTQISCIKCHVSELKTSSSSISALSNKKFYPYTDLLLHDMGNALDDGYTEGSAKTYEWRTPALWGLGLSPKSQGGQYSLMHDGRAKSIEEAIQLHGGEATNSKNKYMQLLSQEKEAIIKFLKSL; encoded by the coding sequence GTGAGTAAAAGATATTTATCTGTTGTTGTACTTTGCTATCTTGTTTTTATTATCGTGCAGGCTTGTGATAACCTCCATCCGGAAGCAATAGACGAAGGCGAATTATTAGACGGTCCGATTGAGGGTTTGTCCTACGCTGAAAACCAGCAATTTTTGAAAGGAGATATTGCTTTTAATGATGAAATTTTCACAGTTGAAAAAGGGCTTGGGCCTACATTTGTAGCAACAAGTTGCGGCAGTTGCCATGCCGGTGACGGAAAGGGCACGCCTTTTTCTACGCTGACTCGTTTTGGTCAGGTTGACGAAACGGGTAATTTATTTTTACATTTAGGTGGTCCCCAATTACAGAATAGAGCGATACCGGGTTATACTCCGGAGACAATTCCTTTCGGAGCGACATTTTCCAAATTTACTCCGCCTGCAAATACAGGATTGGGTTTTATTGAATTGGTGTCCGATACAGATATCTTGGCAATGGCTGATCCTTTTGATGCAGATAATGATGGGATTTCAGGAGTTCCAAATTACATAGTGCTTCCAGCATATCAAGCGCCATTTCCTTTTGCGATCCCAAAAGGAGGGAAGTATATCGGACGATTTGGTAAAAAAGCATCCACATACAGTTTACATCAACAGACTGTTAATGCCTATAATCAAGATATGGGCATTGCTTCAACATTTAATCCTCAAGATGTTTATTCAGGAATGAACATTGACCCAGAGGTCTCTGACAAAACCATTGCAGATGTCGTATTTTATCTGCGTACATTAAAAACGCCGATTCAACGAGATCCAGAAAACAATAGTGTTAAGCAGGGGCAGGCTCTATTTACCCAAATAAGTTGCATTAAATGCCATGTCTCGGAATTAAAAACTTCATCATCTTCAATTTCAGCATTATCAAATAAAAAGTTTTACCCATACACAGATCTATTGCTTCATGATATGGGCAATGCTTTGGATGATGGATATACAGAAGGATCTGCAAAGACCTATGAATGGCGTACTCCTGCATTGTGGGGACTGGGTTTATCACCAAAATCACAAGGGGGGCAATATTCCCTAATGCATGATGGTAGAGCAAAAAGTATAGAGGAAGCTATACAACTGCATGGTGGAGAAGCTACAAATAGCAAAAATAAATACATGCAGTTATTATCTCAGGAGAAAGAAGCTATTATTAAATTTTTAAAATCATTATAA